The following proteins come from a genomic window of Larimichthys crocea isolate SSNF chromosome XV, L_crocea_2.0, whole genome shotgun sequence:
- the dhh gene encoding desert hedgehog protein produces the protein MKQSWWARLAQLGLLAVWTCIWLVQGCGPGNGYGPPRHRLRKLTAMHYKQFFPNFSENNLGASGRAEGKITRNSERFNELVCNYNPDIVFKDEENTNADRFMTKRCKDCLNKLAIAVMNQWPGVHLRVTEAWDEDGHHPLGSLHYEGRAVDITTDDRETEKYGLLAQLAVEAGFDWVHYESKYHIHCSVKADHSVAVEKGGCFPGWARVTVAGGVQKSLSSLAPGDRVMALSGTGQVVFSQVLLFLHRNQESWSTFLSLETEDGHRLAVTPHHLVFLSPYCRLNSFEYQAEFASRAKTGDCVLIHAAEGQVRPSRIISVSVEESAGVYAPLTEAGTVFVDGVLASSYALVEDHKLAHWAFGPVRLFFSVSQLLWGETTKEQQTVDTETAKTPLDYSTKDKAGVYMNNSIMNKQDNLSEPLRLETRPKHSSQRQTSDVHWYARLLYSFGCNFLDSNIFHP, from the exons ATGAAGCAATCCTGGTGGGCCCGCCTGGCACAGCTTGGCCTTCTTGCTGTGTGGACCTGTATATGGCTGGTCCAAGGATGCGGACCAGGCAATGGGTACGGCCCGCCCCGCCACAGGCTCAGGAAACTTACAGCCATGCACTACAAGCAGTTTTTCCCCAACTTCTCAGAAAACAACCTTGGTGCCAGCGGGAGAGCAGAGGGCAAGATCACACGCAACTCTGAGCGCTTCAATGAACTTGTGTGCAACTACAACCCAGATATTGTGTTCAAGGATGAGGAGAACACCAACGCAGACCGCTTCATGACTAAG CGATGCAAGGACTGTTTGAACAAGCTGGCTATTGCCGTGATGAACCAGTGGCCAGGTGTACACTTACGTGTCACGGAGGCCTGGGATGAGGATGGTCACCACCCTCTTGGCTCTCTGCACTATGAAGGCCGGGCTGTGGATATAACTACTGacgacagagaaacagagaagtaTGGTCTTCTAGCTCAACTGGCTGTGGAAGCTGGTTTTGACTGGGTCCACTATGAGTCCAAATATCACATCCACTGCTCAGTAAAAGCTG ATCACTCTGTTGCAGTGGAAAAAGGTGGCTGTTTCCCTGGCTGGGCCCGGGTAACTGTTGCTGGAGGGGTTCAGAAGAGTCTGTCGTCACTGGCCCCTGGGGACAGAGTCATGGCCCTGTCTGGGACAGGCCAAGTCGTATTTAGTCAAGTCCTCTTATTTCTGCACCGCAACCAAGAAAGCTGGTCtacttttctgtctctggagACAGAAGATGGCCACCGATTGGCTGTTACCCCTCATCACTTGGTCTTTTTATCCCCCTATTGCAGACTCAACAGCTTTGAGTATCAGGCAGAGTTTGCTAGCAGAGCCAAAACTGGAGACTGTGTTCTCATCCATGCAGCAGAGGGTCAAGTACGTCCATCTCGAATCATCTCAGTTTCAGTAGAGGAGAGTGCAGGAGTTTACGCACCCTTGACAGAAGCTGGAACTGTGTTTGTTGATGGGGTGCTGGCATCCAGTTATGCACTGGTGGAGGACCACAAACTTGCACACTGGGCATTTGGACCTGTGCGTCTCTTCTTTTCAGTCAGCCAGCTACTTTGGGGGGAGACGACAAAAGAGCAGCAGACCGTAGATACTGAGACAGCTAAAACTCCCCTGGATTATAGCACAAAGGACAAAGCAGGTGTATATATGAATAATAGTATTATGAACAAACAAGACAATCTGAGTGAACCTCTGAGGTTAGAAACGAGACCGAAGCACTCCTCCCAAAGACAGACATCAGATGTGCACTGGTATGCTAGACTACTGTACAGTTTTGGATGTAATTTTTTAGACTCCAACATATTTCATCCTTAA